One window from the genome of Salisaeta longa DSM 21114 encodes:
- the glgB gene encoding 1,4-alpha-glucan branching protein GlgB: MPRLTDDDAYLWNEGTHYTCYDRLGAHPNQAGTWFTVWAPNADSVTVMGDFNDWSPDADGLRRMEGGLWEGYLRSARPGDRYKYRLNVDGDRLDRTDPFAFQMEPPAPNTYEGLSAIVTDLDDYSWNDDAWMDNRQGPATLNGPVSVYEVHLGSWRHKQHGESFSYREIAEPLADHVEDMGFTHVEFLPLAEHPYYGSWGYQVLGYYAPTFRYGSPHDLMYLIDYLHQRGIGVIMDWVPGHFAPDPQGLTYFDGTHLFAYDDPKMRHHPDWGTYVFDYGRGGVRSFLIANALFWMEKYHVDGLRVDAVASMLYRDYSRGDDWTPNVHGGRENLEAISLLQETNKQVYAHFPEALMMAEESTAWPGVSTPVDQGGLGFLYKWNMGWMHDTLTYMSKEPVHRKYHHGELSWTLSWAFSEQYTLPLSHDEVVHGKDSLWGKMPGDAWQKAANLRLLYAHMFGHPGKKLLFMGSEFGQPSEWSHDASLDWHLTDDTHHAGVMHWLRDLNALYRHHPALWDDTPDGFEWLSYGDRENSVLAYRRKSDARDLLFIFNFTPIVREPYRLGVPRAGYWAERLNSDANVYGGSNVGNDGGVTADAVPMLGRTHSVELTLPPLGALVLEQPR, translated from the coding sequence ATGCCGCGTCTAACCGACGACGATGCGTACCTCTGGAACGAAGGCACCCACTACACCTGCTACGACCGCCTCGGCGCCCACCCAAACCAGGCCGGCACGTGGTTTACCGTATGGGCGCCCAACGCCGATTCGGTGACGGTGATGGGCGACTTCAACGACTGGTCGCCCGACGCCGACGGGCTGCGCCGCATGGAAGGCGGCCTATGGGAAGGCTACCTCCGCAGCGCCCGCCCCGGCGACCGCTACAAGTACCGCCTGAACGTAGACGGCGACCGGCTGGACCGCACCGATCCGTTTGCCTTCCAGATGGAACCGCCCGCCCCCAACACCTACGAGGGCCTCTCGGCGATCGTCACCGATCTTGACGATTACAGCTGGAACGACGACGCCTGGATGGACAACCGCCAGGGCCCCGCGACGCTCAACGGACCGGTCTCCGTCTACGAGGTGCACCTCGGCTCGTGGCGCCACAAACAACACGGCGAGTCGTTCTCGTATCGAGAAATCGCCGAGCCGCTCGCCGATCACGTGGAGGACATGGGCTTCACACATGTCGAGTTTTTGCCGCTGGCCGAACATCCCTACTACGGCTCATGGGGCTACCAGGTGCTGGGCTACTATGCACCAACCTTCCGCTACGGGTCGCCACACGACCTCATGTACCTGATCGACTACCTGCATCAGCGCGGCATTGGCGTCATCATGGATTGGGTGCCCGGCCACTTTGCCCCCGACCCGCAGGGCCTCACCTACTTCGACGGCACGCACCTCTTTGCCTACGACGACCCCAAGATGCGCCACCACCCCGACTGGGGCACGTACGTGTTTGACTATGGACGGGGCGGCGTGCGCAGCTTCCTGATCGCCAATGCGCTGTTCTGGATGGAGAAGTACCACGTGGACGGCCTGCGCGTCGATGCGGTGGCTTCCATGCTGTATCGGGATTACTCGCGCGGCGACGACTGGACGCCCAACGTACACGGCGGCCGCGAAAATCTGGAGGCGATTAGCTTGCTGCAGGAGACCAACAAGCAGGTGTACGCCCACTTTCCCGAAGCCCTGATGATGGCCGAAGAGTCGACGGCCTGGCCGGGCGTCTCTACGCCGGTCGACCAGGGCGGGCTGGGCTTCCTCTACAAGTGGAACATGGGCTGGATGCACGACACGCTCACCTACATGAGCAAAGAACCCGTGCATCGCAAATACCACCACGGCGAGCTGTCGTGGACCCTCAGCTGGGCCTTCTCGGAGCAATACACCCTGCCACTCTCGCACGACGAGGTGGTGCACGGCAAGGATTCCCTGTGGGGCAAAATGCCCGGCGATGCGTGGCAAAAGGCGGCCAACTTGCGCCTGCTGTATGCCCACATGTTTGGCCATCCCGGCAAAAAACTGCTGTTTATGGGGTCGGAATTTGGGCAACCCAGCGAATGGAGCCACGACGCATCGCTCGATTGGCACCTGACAGACGATACGCACCACGCGGGCGTCATGCACTGGCTGCGCGACCTGAACGCGCTCTACCGGCACCACCCCGCCCTGTGGGACGACACGCCCGATGGGTTTGAATGGCTCTCGTACGGCGACCGCGAGAACAGCGTACTGGCCTATCGCCGCAAGAGCGACGCGCGCGACCTGCTCTTCATTTTCAACTTCACGCCAATTGTGCGCGAGCCGTACCGGCTGGGCGTACCGCGCGCCGGCTACTGGGCCGAGCGCCTCAACAGCGACGCCAACGTGTATGGCGGCAGCAACGTGGGCAACGACGGCGGCGTTACAGCCGATGCCGTGCCCATGCTAGGGCGCACGCACTCGGTAGAGCTCACCCTCCCGCCACTGGGCGCACTGGTTTTGGAGCAACCGCGGTAG
- a CDS encoding imelysin family protein — MTTAQRFTTLLTLLVVALVGTACDSGSAIEDTVSFDEIDAQAILQSEAEGVILSTYTDLDQKAGLLEEAVNTLATNPTAANLEAARTAWIATRTPWEQSESFLFGPVAEDDIDPSLDSWPVDVTGINDVLEGSQEITPGVVANLAATKRGFHTIEYFLWGEDGTKTAADFTDRGKQYLQAATVVLKNDTERLVNAWSPDGDNFVGAFVNAEAFQSQKAAVQALVSGMETIANEVGTGKIGTPLNENSIQKIESKYSENSFTDFINNMESMRHIYLGDYGDHAGQGLTDVVQQIDPELDAQIRSEIEAAIQSLQGIDMSFRDAVASGQTAPVEDAREAVLQIRETLQSQVRPLVSDL; from the coding sequence ATGACCACTGCACAACGCTTTACAACGCTTCTCACGCTGCTCGTCGTTGCCCTCGTGGGCACCGCATGCGATAGCGGAAGCGCCATCGAAGACACCGTCTCCTTTGACGAAATCGACGCGCAGGCCATTCTGCAAAGCGAGGCCGAAGGTGTCATCCTAAGCACCTACACCGACCTCGACCAAAAAGCCGGCCTGCTCGAAGAAGCCGTAAACACCCTGGCGACCAACCCCACCGCCGCCAATCTTGAGGCCGCTCGCACCGCCTGGATTGCCACCCGCACGCCGTGGGAGCAGTCCGAGAGCTTCCTGTTTGGCCCGGTCGCCGAAGATGACATCGACCCCTCGCTCGACTCGTGGCCCGTCGATGTAACCGGCATCAACGATGTGCTGGAGGGCTCGCAGGAGATCACGCCCGGGGTGGTTGCCAACCTCGCCGCCACGAAGCGCGGCTTTCACACCATCGAGTACTTCTTGTGGGGCGAAGACGGCACCAAGACGGCTGCCGACTTCACCGACCGCGGCAAGCAGTACCTGCAAGCGGCCACTGTGGTACTGAAAAACGACACCGAGCGACTGGTGAACGCGTGGAGCCCAGACGGCGACAACTTCGTCGGTGCTTTCGTCAATGCAGAGGCCTTCCAGAGCCAAAAAGCGGCCGTGCAGGCGCTCGTGAGCGGCATGGAAACCATCGCGAACGAAGTGGGCACCGGCAAAATTGGGACGCCCCTGAACGAGAACTCGATCCAGAAGATCGAATCGAAGTATAGCGAGAACTCGTTCACGGACTTCATCAACAACATGGAGAGCATGCGCCACATTTACCTGGGCGACTACGGCGACCATGCCGGCCAAGGACTCACCGACGTGGTGCAGCAGATTGATCCTGAGCTCGATGCCCAAATTCGCAGCGAGATTGAAGCGGCCATCCAGTCGCTGCAGGGCATCGACATGAGCTTCCGTGATGCGGTGGCGAGCGGTCAAACCGCGCCCGTCGAAGATGCGCGAGAAGCCGTGCTTCAAATCCGCGAGACGCTCCAATCGCAGGTGCGTCCGCTGGTCAGCGATCTGTAG
- a CDS encoding autotransporter outer membrane beta-barrel domain-containing protein: protein MRPLLLALLLALLTPAVAQADPPSDSTGVWDRLGLEAYGTVNYFAYDWATDPARNNAVDLERFVLYPSYQFSERISMLGEIEFEHGGTGVTKEIDKFEEFGEFENEIESGGEVVLEQLNVRFALHPLANIRVGQFKIPIGLAAVNDEPTEYFATTRAETEAAVIPTNWYEIGVQVEGRTGALAYSAALVNGLNSAEFSAANWIVRGNESKFETIAADNFAFTARADYYLNDESFIGASVYTGDSADNRRKSTLSANGQRVNARVTVADVHAQYLSGPVTLRGLVLYGRLQNADVVTTNNRTLSSNLNAKGTPVGSAALGYRIEAGYDLLSFTSLTGPQRLDIFGRYSFYDTHYETTGSVTDDPLWERTVYTGGLNFRATEGVVLKAEYSHRTRGRGRSVSGSLTGDTENTFSLGLGFQF from the coding sequence ATGCGCCCCCTGTTGCTCGCTCTCTTGCTTGCCTTACTCACCCCAGCCGTTGCCCAGGCCGACCCACCATCGGATTCCACCGGGGTGTGGGACCGCCTCGGGTTAGAGGCTTACGGCACGGTCAACTACTTTGCCTACGACTGGGCCACCGACCCCGCACGCAACAACGCCGTCGACCTGGAGCGCTTCGTGCTCTACCCCAGCTACCAATTCAGCGAGCGGATTTCGATGCTCGGCGAGATTGAGTTTGAACACGGCGGTACGGGCGTCACCAAAGAAATCGACAAGTTTGAGGAGTTTGGCGAGTTCGAAAACGAGATTGAGTCCGGCGGCGAGGTTGTCCTGGAGCAACTGAACGTCCGGTTTGCGCTGCACCCGCTCGCCAACATCCGCGTGGGACAGTTCAAAATCCCGATCGGCCTGGCCGCGGTAAACGACGAGCCGACGGAATACTTTGCCACGACGCGCGCCGAAACCGAGGCCGCGGTCATTCCCACCAACTGGTACGAGATTGGCGTGCAGGTGGAAGGGCGCACCGGCGCTCTGGCCTACTCGGCTGCCCTCGTGAACGGATTGAACTCGGCAGAATTCAGCGCGGCCAACTGGATCGTTCGCGGAAACGAATCGAAGTTTGAGACGATAGCCGCCGACAACTTTGCCTTCACGGCCCGCGCCGACTACTACCTGAACGACGAGAGTTTTATAGGGGCCTCGGTGTACACCGGCGATAGCGCCGACAACCGCCGCAAGAGCACGCTTTCGGCCAACGGACAACGTGTGAACGCCCGCGTAACCGTTGCCGATGTCCATGCTCAATACCTGAGCGGTCCGGTGACGCTGCGCGGCCTGGTGCTGTACGGCCGCCTGCAAAACGCCGATGTCGTAACCACGAACAACCGGACCCTTTCCAGCAACCTCAACGCCAAGGGCACCCCTGTAGGCAGCGCCGCGCTGGGATATCGCATCGAAGCCGGCTACGATCTGCTCTCCTTCACGTCCCTTACCGGACCGCAGCGGCTCGACATCTTTGGGCGCTACAGCTTCTACGACACCCATTACGAGACCACCGGCTCGGTGACGGACGATCCGCTGTGGGAGCGCACGGTGTACACCGGCGGCCTTAACTTCCGCGCCACCGAAGGGGTGGTCTTGAAAGCCGAGTACAGCCACCGCACGCGCGGCCGCGGCCGTAGCGTGAGCGGGTCGCTCACCGGCGACACCGAAAACACGTTTTCCCTGGGCCTGGGCTTCCAGTTCTGA
- the aroA gene encoding 3-phosphoshikimate 1-carboxyvinyltransferase produces the protein MDQTIAHATALSGRIALPPDKSIAHRTALLSAIASGPSRIHNYSTAADPQSTLDCVRALGIRVEETNDGLVVHGRGLHGLTPPDAPLDCGNSGTTMRLLAGILAGQQFGSQLTGDASLRARPMQRIADPLQAMHGRVTLSEGTAPIRVRPAHDGLQAMEYRLPVASAQVKSCVLLAGRYAHGTTTVIETTPARDHTERMLGLPIDQVGGERHIHVTGGTPIEARTWHVPGDFSAAAFFLVAASLVPESELHLTGVGLNPSRTALLDVLEGMGADITVSNERAASGEPMGDLTVRHAPLQGVDVGGRLIPNLIDEIPILAVAAACAEGTTRIREAGELRVKETDRLHAITQNLRALGATVDEQEDGLTIHGEGANLLGSTVPSFDDHRIAMAMGVAGLVAHGTTTVTDADCAAVSFPNFWEVLDAAAA, from the coding sequence GTGGACCAGACCATTGCACACGCGACCGCCCTGTCCGGCCGCATCGCCCTCCCCCCCGACAAGTCCATTGCGCACCGTACGGCGCTCCTCTCCGCCATTGCCAGCGGGCCCTCGCGCATCCACAACTACTCCACCGCGGCCGATCCGCAGTCTACGCTCGACTGCGTGCGGGCGCTGGGCATTCGGGTGGAGGAGACGAACGACGGCCTCGTGGTGCACGGACGCGGCCTGCACGGCCTTACCCCACCCGATGCGCCGCTCGACTGCGGCAACTCCGGCACCACGATGCGGCTGCTGGCCGGCATCCTGGCGGGGCAGCAGTTTGGCTCGCAACTCACCGGCGACGCCTCGCTGCGCGCGCGCCCCATGCAGCGCATTGCCGATCCGCTGCAGGCGATGCATGGCCGCGTCACGCTCAGCGAAGGCACCGCGCCCATCCGGGTGCGCCCGGCGCATGACGGGCTACAGGCCATGGAGTACCGGCTGCCCGTCGCATCGGCGCAGGTGAAGTCGTGCGTGCTGCTGGCCGGGCGCTACGCCCACGGCACCACCACCGTCATCGAGACCACGCCTGCCCGCGATCATACCGAGCGCATGCTGGGACTTCCCATCGACCAGGTGGGCGGCGAGCGGCACATTCACGTCACCGGCGGCACCCCCATTGAAGCACGCACGTGGCACGTGCCGGGCGACTTTTCAGCGGCTGCGTTCTTTCTTGTAGCTGCGAGCCTCGTGCCCGAAAGCGAGCTGCACCTCACGGGCGTGGGCCTCAACCCGTCGCGCACGGCGCTCCTGGACGTCCTGGAAGGCATGGGGGCCGATATCACCGTGAGCAACGAGCGCGCCGCGAGCGGCGAGCCCATGGGCGACCTCACCGTGCGCCATGCTCCGCTGCAGGGGGTAGACGTTGGCGGGCGGCTCATCCCCAACCTAATCGACGAGATTCCCATTTTGGCCGTTGCCGCCGCGTGCGCAGAAGGCACGACCCGTATCCGCGAGGCCGGCGAGCTTCGCGTAAAGGAGACCGATCGCCTCCACGCCATCACGCAAAACCTGCGGGCCCTTGGCGCCACCGTCGATGAGCAAGAGGACGGTCTTACCATCCATGGCGAGGGCGCCAATCTCCTGGGAAGCACCGTGCCTAGCTTCGACGATCATCGCATCGCCATGGCCATGGGCGTAGCGGGCCTCGTAGCGCACGGCACCACCACCGTCACCGATGCCGACTGCGCGGCCGTTTCGTTTCCCAACTTCTGGGAGGTGTTGGACGCGGCCGCCGCGTGA
- a CDS encoding phage integrase N-terminal SAM-like domain-containing protein encodes MSLTSPKPHVARSLHEVLFYLRQAVRSIYRAEQRPPQHEPMVVHWIEAYVWHAPDRPLGERTTADVSRFLSHLAERPGISASDQEQAREALLFLYDRVLEQPLDEPLPTYRSVSDAPPSLWDITGNAPA; translated from the coding sequence ATGAGCTTAACATCCCCAAAGCCCCACGTCGCGCGCTCGCTGCACGAAGTGCTATTTTATCTCCGGCAGGCGGTGCGCAGCATCTACCGGGCCGAGCAGCGGCCGCCGCAGCACGAACCGATGGTTGTGCACTGGATTGAGGCATACGTATGGCATGCCCCCGACCGCCCGCTTGGCGAACGCACCACCGCAGATGTGAGCCGCTTCCTCTCGCACCTTGCCGAGCGCCCGGGCATCAGCGCGAGCGATCAGGAGCAGGCCCGCGAGGCGCTCCTCTTTCTGTACGACCGCGTGTTGGAGCAGCCGCTGGACGAGCCGCTGCCCACGTACCGAAGCGTATCGGACGCGCCGCCGTCGCTCTGGGACATAACGGGCAACGCACCGGCTTAA
- a CDS encoding dicarboxylate/amino acid:cation symporter — translation MPWYKELHWQILIGLVLGLLYGLLAAAQGWTGFTSDWIAPFGTIFLNLLKLIAVPLVLASLVMGVASLSDLSDLSRIGGKTLGLYMLTTVIALTIGLTFVNVLQPGAAVPDAMQERLVQTYESDVQARQEFAQGAKDRGPLQPIVDMVPANFFNAASDNGNMLQVVFVAIFVGIGLILIPKEKAQPLLDVFDSLNDLVIRLVEVIMYTAPIGVFGLLADAITSIAGNNPGEVVELLYALGWYCLTVVLGLATMVFIVYPIFLKLFTSTPIGTFFRGMFPAQLVAFSSSSSGATLPVTMECAEKNLGVSEKISSFVLPLGATVNMDGTALYQAVAAVFIAQVLGIDLSLAAQLNIIFIALLASIGTAAVPSAGIVMLVVILESVGVPSAGIALILGVDRPLDMLRTTNNITGDGMVASVIAGSEDELDLEGADGQVLTADVRATA, via the coding sequence ATGCCCTGGTATAAAGAGCTGCACTGGCAAATTCTCATCGGTCTCGTCCTCGGTCTGCTGTATGGCCTGCTGGCCGCCGCGCAGGGCTGGACGGGGTTTACGAGCGACTGGATTGCGCCCTTCGGCACAATCTTCCTGAATTTGCTCAAGCTGATTGCCGTACCGCTGGTGCTGGCGTCGCTGGTGATGGGCGTGGCGTCGCTGTCTGATCTGAGCGACCTCTCGCGCATTGGCGGCAAGACGTTGGGGCTGTACATGCTTACCACGGTCATTGCCCTCACGATCGGCCTGACGTTCGTGAATGTGTTGCAGCCGGGAGCGGCTGTGCCCGATGCGATGCAGGAGCGGCTGGTCCAAACTTATGAGAGCGATGTGCAGGCGCGGCAAGAGTTTGCGCAGGGCGCGAAAGACCGCGGGCCGCTGCAGCCCATCGTGGATATGGTGCCGGCCAACTTCTTCAATGCCGCGTCGGACAACGGCAACATGCTGCAGGTCGTGTTCGTGGCGATCTTTGTGGGCATTGGGCTGATTCTCATTCCGAAGGAGAAGGCGCAGCCCCTGCTTGACGTGTTCGACAGCCTGAACGACCTGGTCATTCGGTTGGTGGAGGTGATCATGTACACGGCGCCCATTGGCGTTTTCGGCCTGTTGGCCGACGCCATCACGTCCATTGCCGGCAACAACCCGGGCGAGGTGGTCGAATTACTTTATGCACTGGGCTGGTACTGCCTCACGGTGGTGCTGGGGCTGGCCACCATGGTGTTTATCGTGTATCCCATTTTCCTGAAGCTCTTTACCAGCACGCCCATCGGTACCTTCTTTCGCGGGATGTTTCCGGCGCAGCTGGTGGCGTTTTCGAGTTCGTCGAGCGGGGCTACGCTGCCGGTAACCATGGAGTGTGCGGAGAAAAACTTGGGGGTCTCGGAGAAGATTTCCTCGTTCGTCTTGCCCCTGGGCGCTACGGTGAACATGGACGGCACGGCGCTCTATCAGGCGGTGGCGGCGGTGTTTATTGCACAGGTGCTGGGCATTGATTTGTCGTTGGCGGCGCAGCTCAACATCATCTTTATCGCGCTGCTGGCGTCCATTGGCACGGCGGCGGTCCCCAGCGCGGGCATCGTGATGCTAGTCGTCATTCTGGAGTCGGTGGGCGTGCCCAGTGCAGGCATCGCGCTGATTCTGGGCGTCGACCGTCCGCTCGACATGCTGCGTACCACCAACAACATTACGGGCGATGGCATGGTGGCTTCGGTCATCGCGGGCAGCGAGGACGAGCTGGATCTTGAGGGCGCCGATGGGCAGGTGCTGACGGCGGACGTACGGGCAACGGCCTGA
- a CDS encoding di-heme oxidoreductase family protein has product MRQDIRHIGLLFLVLSLAACDVQQPPKRNSNGVDVGARLGGDATVFEESRLSFAQPIPGLSPDATRRHDAGDRAFEDVFVTAPAAVNGGLGPAFVQPSCDACHARDGRTPGEVLMRLSTPGTGPHGGARPADGFGTQLQTRALYGYPVEGRLAVQQQTIRGEMADGTPYTLTKPVYTIESPYGPLPANLLTSVRAPRPVFGLGLLEAVPDATLRELAATQQAAANGISGEVNMVWNMETKTKDIGRFGWKATQPTLLQQSADAYIHDMGVTSSLFPNELTDDQPGFDDGLSDEPEITDETLDDVTFYVQTLAVPARRNIDDPAVQQGARLFEQIGCATCHRPTLRTGTLEGVPSVSNQTIHPFTDMLLHDMGPDLADGRPVFDASGQEWRTPPLWGIGLTDLVNGRAEYLHDGRAETLQEAILWHGGEARAAQQAYTRLSKDERDAVLAFLRSL; this is encoded by the coding sequence ATGCGACAGGATATTAGACACATCGGCCTCCTCTTTTTGGTCTTGAGCCTTGCGGCGTGCGACGTCCAACAGCCACCCAAACGCAATTCCAATGGCGTTGACGTAGGCGCTCGGCTTGGCGGCGACGCCACCGTGTTTGAAGAAAGCCGGTTGTCCTTTGCACAGCCCATCCCCGGCCTCTCCCCCGACGCAACGCGGCGTCATGACGCCGGCGACCGCGCGTTTGAGGACGTTTTTGTAACCGCGCCGGCGGCCGTCAATGGCGGATTGGGACCGGCCTTTGTGCAGCCGTCGTGCGATGCGTGTCATGCCCGTGACGGGCGCACGCCCGGCGAAGTGCTCATGCGCCTGAGCACGCCCGGCACCGGTCCGCACGGCGGTGCCCGGCCGGCCGACGGGTTTGGGACGCAGCTTCAGACCCGCGCGTTGTACGGCTACCCCGTTGAGGGCCGCCTGGCGGTGCAGCAACAAACCATCCGGGGCGAGATGGCCGACGGCACCCCCTACACCCTCACCAAGCCGGTGTACACCATCGAATCGCCGTACGGCCCGTTGCCCGCCAACCTGCTCACGTCGGTGCGCGCGCCGCGGCCCGTCTTTGGCCTGGGCCTGCTCGAAGCCGTGCCCGACGCCACCCTGCGCGAGTTGGCCGCCACCCAGCAGGCTGCCGCAAACGGCATCAGCGGCGAGGTGAACATGGTGTGGAACATGGAAACCAAAACCAAAGACATCGGCCGCTTCGGGTGGAAAGCCACGCAGCCTACGCTGCTCCAGCAAAGCGCCGATGCCTACATCCACGACATGGGCGTCACCTCTTCCCTCTTTCCGAACGAGCTCACCGATGACCAGCCCGGCTTTGACGACGGACTCAGCGACGAGCCCGAGATTACCGATGAGACGCTCGACGACGTCACCTTTTACGTGCAAACGCTGGCCGTGCCGGCGCGTCGCAACATCGACGATCCTGCCGTACAGCAAGGCGCCCGCCTGTTTGAGCAGATCGGCTGTGCCACCTGCCACCGGCCTACGCTGCGCACCGGCACGCTCGAAGGGGTGCCCAGCGTCTCCAACCAAACCATTCATCCTTTCACCGACATGCTCTTGCACGACATGGGGCCCGACCTTGCCGATGGCCGCCCGGTCTTCGATGCCAGCGGGCAAGAGTGGCGTACCCCGCCGCTGTGGGGCATTGGCCTCACGGACCTCGTTAACGGGCGGGCGGAGTACCTCCACGACGGCCGCGCTGAAACCCTCCAAGAAGCCATTCTGTGGCACGGCGGCGAGGCGCGAGCTGCCCAGCAAGCCTACACCCGTCTCAGCAAGGACGAGCGCGACGCAGTGCTTGCCTTCCTGCGCTCGCTGTAG